The Caldisericum exile AZM16c01 region AATTATCTTGTACATCTCTTCTGTACCAACTCTACAAGGTGTGCACTTTCCACAGGATTCGTGTCTAAAGAAATAGGCTATATTTTTTGCAATATCAACAATACATCGATCCTCACTGAGAACAACAATTGAGCCTGATCCGGGTCCTGCTTCAATTTTAGCAAGCGAGTTAAAATCAACAGGAGTATCTAACTCAGCAGGCGTTATAAGGCTTCCTGAAACTCCACCAAGGATTACCCCCTTAAGTTTCTTGCCACCTTTTACACCAAAACCAACATCATTTATTATTGACGAAAGTTTTTCCCCAAAGGGAATTTCAATTACACCTTTGTAATTTACATCTCCCATCAAACTGAAAAGTTTCGTCCCGTACGAACCAGGAACGCCAAATTTCTTAAACCACTCAGCACCGTTAACAACAATTGGCGGAATATTTGCAAGCGTTTCAACGTTGTTAATAACAGTGGGTTTCCCCCAAAGGCCATAAGTGGGTGGATATGGTGGTTTCTTCCTTGGTTCGCCACGCTTTCCCTCTATTGATTCGATGAGGGCAGTTTCCTCGCCACAAATATAAGCACCTGCACCTTTTTTTATTTCTATATCAAAATTAAAACCTGACCCTAAAATATTTTCTCCAAGGAATCCATATGATCTTGCTTGTTCTATAGCCTTTTGAAGTCGCTTGATTGAAAGATCATATTCTCCTCGAATGTATATATAACCATAATTTGCACCTGTTGCATACCCTGCAAGGACCATTCCCTCGATAAGAAGATTAGGGTCTCCTTCCATTATTACCCTGTCTTTAAATGTTCCAGGTTCTCCTTCATCTGCATTACAAATTACGTATTTTAAGTCACTTTTTGCTCTTGCAGTAAATTCCCATTTCTTACCTGTAGGGAATCCTGCACCACCCCTTCCTCTTAACTCAGATGCTTTAACTTCTTCCAAAACCCACTCTGGTCCATTTTCTATTGCTTTTTCAAGAGCCATATAGCCATCTTCTGCAATATATTCTTCAATCGATTCAGGATTTATAACACCAACTCTTTTAAGTAAAACCCTTTCTTGAATCGAAAGGACACGCTCTGCGCGAGTCTCTTTAAGAGTTACGTCTCTTTTTCCAATTTCATGTGCAAGTTCTTTAACAACTCGCCCTTTTAATAGGTGCTCTTTTACAATATAAGGAATATCGCTTGGTTTAACGGGTGCATATATCACACCATCAGGATATACTGCAATTGCAACGCCTAAGTCTTCAAAGCCAAGGCTTCCGGTTGGGGCAACGAGTACTTCATTTTCCAAACCCAAGTTTCTTATCTCCTTTGTCAATAGTTCTTCTATTTCCTTTGCACCTTTTGAAAGACTCTTTGAATCCTCTGCAACCAGTATATGGCTTCTATAGAGTTTCATAGAGCACCCTCCCTGACTTTTTTAAGGATAAGCGGTATGTCTTCTTCCTTTAAGTTTCCAAAAGGCACGTCATCAATCATCATTGAAGGCGCAACTGAGCACATTCCAAGGCAACTTGACTCTTCGAGTGTAAATTCTTTATCTTCGGTTGTTTCTCCAAAATCTATACCCAACTCTTCTTTCAATTTCTTTATAATCTTTTCTCCATCTGCAAGATGGCACGACAAACTCCTGCAAACTCTTATGATGTGTTTACCTCTTGGTATTGAAGAGAACATCGTATAAAAGGTAAGCACTCCATAGACCTTTGCAGGTGTTGTTTTAAAAGTCTGTGAAACTTTAATTGCCAAATTTTCTGGAATGTAATTCTCAGGATTAGTCTCCTGAACATCATGCAGGACGTCTATTAAGGACTTTCCTTTCATGTCTCTCCCCCTTCATTGTGCAAACATTTGCAGGACATTTCTTGCCCTTTATATGCGCTATATACTCATCTTTGAAATATCTAAGCGTTGATAAAACAGGATTTGGTGCTGTTTGTCCCAGTCCGCATAGTGAAGTTAGTTTTATTACATTGCCAAGCCTTTCAAGTCTATCAAGGTCCTCCATTGTGCCATTCCCTGAAGTAATTTTTTCCAAAATATTAAGCATTTGGCGTGTTCCCTCTCTACATGGAGTGCATTTCCCGCATGATTCATCAACGGTAAATTTCAAAAAGAATTTTGCAACATCAACCATACAACTTGTTTCATCCATAATAATAAGCCCACCAGAACCCATTATTGTTCCAAGTTGCGGAAGATTTTCATAGTCCATTGGAACATCAAGATGCTCTGCAGGGATTACCCCACCCGAAGGACCTCCAGTTTGCGCGGCCTTAAATGTATGACCTTCAGGAATACCACCACCAATATCAAAGACTATGGTCCTAAGAGGAGTCCCAAGGGGCACTTCAACCAAACCTGTAATGTTCACCTTTCCTGCAAGTGCAAATACTTTTGTACCAGGGC contains the following coding sequences:
- a CDS encoding NADH-quinone oxidoreductase subunit NuoE family protein, coding for MKGKSLIDVLHDVQETNPENYIPENLAIKVSQTFKTTPAKVYGVLTFYTMFSSIPRGKHIIRVCRSLSCHLADGEKIIKKLKEELGIDFGETTEDKEFTLEESSCLGMCSVAPSMMIDDVPFGNLKEEDIPLILKKVREGAL
- the nuoF gene encoding NADH-quinone oxidoreductase subunit NuoF; translated protein: MKLYRSHILVAEDSKSLSKGAKEIEELLTKEIRNLGLENEVLVAPTGSLGFEDLGVAIAVYPDGVIYAPVKPSDIPYIVKEHLLKGRVVKELAHEIGKRDVTLKETRAERVLSIQERVLLKRVGVINPESIEEYIAEDGYMALEKAIENGPEWVLEEVKASELRGRGGAGFPTGKKWEFTARAKSDLKYVICNADEGEPGTFKDRVIMEGDPNLLIEGMVLAGYATGANYGYIYIRGEYDLSIKRLQKAIEQARSYGFLGENILGSGFNFDIEIKKGAGAYICGEETALIESIEGKRGEPRKKPPYPPTYGLWGKPTVINNVETLANIPPIVVNGAEWFKKFGVPGSYGTKLFSLMGDVNYKGVIEIPFGEKLSSIINDVGFGVKGGKKLKGVILGGVSGSLITPAELDTPVDFNSLAKIEAGPGSGSIVVLSEDRCIVDIAKNIAYFFRHESCGKCTPCRVGTEEMYKIIDYISRGLGEESDLTRLEKLSTSMKLTSFCGLGQTAPNIIAQSLVKYRDEWLEHIKERKCKANVCEFEEITEEVSNE